In one window of Kitasatospora sp. MMS16-BH015 DNA:
- a CDS encoding RNA-binding domain-containing protein — protein MSVFKASNPEQVDKAFRRINSGGRRLSGQELRQVGSTAKIAQLVRIIVSEIRGDSSSSDIVPLRAMPNLSINNRHLEYGVDVDNIFWVQQAILRRIDVRGSIDEQLILDILVDCLIDPLVSSGTSTRDAVYGSVDSDDSVPHILDRRLSERIDIYGESNVRDDFSLVYEELRAALDAAGEKFVKHVVGRSSGGRYPRYFHAVFLAFWELIIREGMRVSGRTEAALKLRDIGTSRGPLNIPGGGGDWTAENKRTNIDVVKGAIRDAFESDPGSRRDAARFGLASHLERILQNSVTEQSLFELKQGLPVLGGKREFDEGSWEKILRSITAIANVGPDSTGYLVIGVADSEKDVQRIQEMDGVKSVKSRSSRFDVVGIEREAAVRGESLKSYFDWVSDKLAGSDLTLGLQKRVAAGISLVDYHGRSVILVEITPSTEPSFYKDVMYERSGPGVKIVEQADYMRLFQRFARPRA, from the coding sequence ATGTCCGTCTTTAAGGCATCGAATCCAGAGCAGGTCGACAAGGCGTTTCGCCGCATCAATTCAGGCGGTCGTCGACTCTCCGGCCAAGAGCTTCGCCAGGTAGGATCCACGGCCAAGATAGCGCAGCTGGTGCGCATTATCGTGAGCGAGATCCGGGGGGATTCCAGCAGTAGCGACATCGTTCCCCTGCGCGCAATGCCGAACCTCAGTATCAATAATCGTCACCTTGAATATGGCGTCGACGTCGACAATATCTTCTGGGTGCAGCAGGCAATCCTGCGCCGCATCGATGTCCGTGGCTCAATCGACGAGCAGCTTATCCTTGACATTCTGGTGGATTGCCTCATCGATCCACTTGTCTCATCTGGCACGTCCACTCGGGACGCCGTGTACGGCTCGGTGGATTCCGATGACAGCGTACCGCACATACTGGACAGGCGACTGTCCGAACGCATCGACATATACGGAGAGTCCAACGTTCGGGATGACTTCTCACTCGTCTACGAGGAGCTGCGAGCTGCCTTGGATGCCGCCGGCGAGAAGTTTGTGAAGCACGTCGTCGGCAGAAGCTCCGGAGGCCGCTATCCGCGCTACTTCCATGCAGTCTTCCTGGCTTTTTGGGAGCTGATCATCAGAGAAGGAATGCGCGTTTCCGGGCGCACGGAGGCCGCACTCAAGCTCCGTGACATCGGAACTTCTCGCGGACCACTGAACATCCCCGGAGGTGGCGGCGACTGGACCGCAGAGAACAAGCGCACGAACATCGACGTGGTGAAGGGAGCTATCCGGGACGCCTTCGAGTCCGACCCGGGTTCCCGCCGCGATGCCGCCCGGTTTGGCCTCGCATCACATCTGGAGAGGATCCTCCAGAACTCGGTCACCGAGCAGTCTCTCTTCGAACTGAAGCAAGGATTGCCAGTCCTGGGCGGAAAGCGGGAATTCGACGAGGGGTCTTGGGAAAAAATCCTCCGCAGCATCACGGCGATTGCCAACGTTGGCCCCGATAGCACCGGCTACCTCGTTATCGGCGTGGCGGACAGCGAGAAGGATGTGCAGCGTATTCAGGAGATGGACGGCGTCAAGTCGGTCAAGTCGCGCAGCAGTCGCTTCGACGTCGTCGGCATAGAACGAGAGGCTGCCGTGCGAGGCGAGAGCCTCAAGAGCTATTTCGACTGGGTTTCCGACAAGCTGGCAGGATCCGACCTGACGCTTGGCCTGCAGAAGCGAGTCGCCGCTGGGATCAGTCTCGTCGATTATCACGGGCGCTCTGTCATCCTCGTCGAGATCACGCCATCAACCGAGCCCAGCTTCTACAAGGACGTCATGTACGAGCGAAGTGGACCAGGAGTCAAGATAGTGGAACAGGCCGACTACATGCGACTCTTCCAGCGGTTCGCCAGGCCTCGCGCATAA
- a CDS encoding DUF262 domain-containing protein, with product MSIPLSDLSVRSESIQKLYTDYLADRFSVNRRYQRKLVWTVEEKCDLVDSILSDLPIPLILVAEIAGESGTSYELIDGMQRLNAIFSFIENEFDIDGQYFDLQALADTTVPQDCQLPPADVRL from the coding sequence TTGTCGATCCCCTTGTCAGACCTGTCCGTTCGCAGCGAGAGCATCCAGAAGCTCTACACTGACTATCTCGCCGACCGGTTCTCCGTGAATCGACGCTACCAGCGAAAGCTCGTCTGGACCGTCGAGGAGAAGTGCGATCTCGTAGATTCGATATTGAGCGACCTGCCCATTCCACTCATCCTGGTCGCAGAGATCGCGGGAGAAAGCGGCACGAGCTACGAGCTGATCGACGGCATGCAGCGCCTCAATGCAATTTTCTCATTCATCGAGAACGAATTCGACATAGACGGCCAGTATTTCGACCTGCAAGCGCTTGCCGACACAACAGTCCCGCAAGATTGCCAACTACCTCCTGCCGATGTCCGTCTTTAA
- a CDS encoding thioredoxin domain-containing protein — protein MPNRLADATSPYLQQHADNPVDWWEWGPEAFAEAERRGVPVLLSVGYAACHWCHVMAHESFEDAELAGYLNERFVAVKVDREERPDVDAVYMEAVQAATGQGGWPMTVFLTPGKDPFYFGTYFPPEPRHGMPSFRQVLVGVDKAWRERREEVAEVAGRLRVELAERASVYGKGAGVAPPGEEDLRQAVVGLAKSFDRVAGGFGGAPKFPPGMVVEFLLRHHARTGDATALDMAERTCEAMSRGGLHDQLGGGFARYSVDAGWVVPHFEKMLYDNALLLRCYLHLWRATGNERARRTALDTADFLLRELRTAEGGFASALDADSLDPATGKSVEGAYYVWTPEQLREVLGEADAELAIGLFEVTGTFEHGSSVLQLLTDPEDEEACRRIRAALLAARASRPAPARDDKVVAAWNGLAIAALAETGALLDRPDLVAAAVAAADLLLSVHLTADGRLLRTSRDGRAGANAGVLEDYADTAEGFLALYAVTGDAEWLGLAGGLLDTVLLRFTDAETGALFDTADDAEELIRRPQDPTDNATPSGWTAAANALLSYAAYTGSELHRTAAERALGIVGALAAQAPRFVGWGLAAAEALLDGPREVAVVGPAGDPATAELHRIALLGTAPGAVVAVGTPGEEEVPLLADRPLQDGRATAYVCRHFTCDAPTTDASVLARRLGSLHWGQE, from the coding sequence ATGCCGAATCGTCTCGCGGACGCGACCTCCCCGTACCTGCAACAGCATGCCGACAACCCCGTGGACTGGTGGGAGTGGGGGCCGGAGGCGTTCGCGGAGGCCGAGCGGCGTGGGGTGCCGGTGCTGCTGTCGGTCGGTTATGCCGCTTGTCACTGGTGTCATGTGATGGCGCACGAGAGCTTCGAGGACGCCGAGCTGGCCGGGTACCTGAACGAGCGGTTCGTCGCCGTCAAGGTGGACCGGGAGGAGCGGCCGGATGTGGATGCCGTCTACATGGAGGCGGTGCAGGCGGCGACCGGGCAGGGTGGGTGGCCGATGACGGTGTTCCTGACGCCAGGGAAGGATCCGTTCTACTTCGGGACGTACTTTCCGCCGGAGCCGCGGCACGGGATGCCGAGCTTCCGGCAGGTGCTGGTGGGGGTGGACAAGGCCTGGCGGGAGCGGCGGGAGGAAGTGGCCGAGGTGGCCGGGCGGTTGAGGGTGGAGCTGGCGGAGCGGGCCTCGGTGTACGGGAAGGGGGCCGGAGTGGCCCCGCCCGGGGAGGAGGACCTGCGGCAGGCCGTGGTGGGGCTGGCGAAGAGCTTCGACCGGGTGGCCGGGGGGTTCGGCGGGGCGCCGAAGTTCCCGCCGGGGATGGTGGTCGAGTTCCTGCTCCGGCACCACGCTCGGACCGGGGACGCCACCGCGCTGGACATGGCCGAGCGGACCTGTGAGGCGATGTCCCGGGGCGGGCTGCACGACCAGTTGGGCGGCGGGTTCGCGCGGTACTCGGTCGACGCCGGGTGGGTGGTGCCGCACTTCGAGAAGATGCTCTACGACAACGCCCTGCTGCTGCGCTGCTACCTGCACCTGTGGCGGGCCACCGGCAACGAGCGGGCCCGCCGCACCGCGCTCGACACCGCCGACTTCCTGCTGCGCGAACTCCGCACCGCCGAGGGTGGTTTCGCCTCGGCGCTGGACGCCGACAGCCTTGACCCCGCGACCGGGAAGAGCGTCGAGGGCGCGTACTACGTCTGGACGCCCGAGCAGCTGAGGGAGGTGCTGGGGGAGGCGGACGCCGAGCTGGCGATCGGGCTGTTCGAGGTCACCGGCACGTTCGAGCACGGGAGTTCGGTGCTCCAGCTGCTCACCGACCCCGAGGACGAGGAGGCGTGCCGGCGGATCCGGGCCGCGCTGCTCGCCGCCCGGGCGAGCCGGCCGGCCCCGGCCCGGGACGACAAGGTGGTGGCGGCCTGGAACGGGCTGGCCATCGCCGCGCTCGCCGAGACCGGTGCGCTGCTGGACCGGCCGGACCTGGTGGCAGCCGCCGTGGCCGCCGCTGACCTGCTGCTCTCGGTGCACCTCACCGCCGACGGCCGGCTGCTGCGCACCTCACGGGACGGCCGCGCCGGCGCCAACGCGGGTGTCCTGGAGGACTACGCGGACACCGCCGAGGGGTTCCTGGCGCTGTACGCGGTGACCGGCGACGCCGAGTGGCTGGGGCTGGCGGGCGGGCTGCTCGACACCGTGCTGCTGCGGTTCACCGACGCCGAGACGGGTGCGCTCTTCGACACCGCCGACGACGCGGAGGAGCTGATCCGCCGACCGCAGGACCCGACCGACAACGCCACCCCGTCGGGTTGGACGGCCGCCGCGAACGCCCTGCTCTCGTACGCCGCGTACACCGGCTCCGAGCTGCACCGCACTGCGGCGGAGCGGGCGCTCGGCATCGTCGGTGCGCTGGCGGCGCAGGCGCCGCGGTTCGTCGGCTGGGGGCTGGCCGCGGCCGAGGCGCTGCTGGACGGCCCGCGCGAGGTGGCCGTGGTCGGCCCGGCTGGTGACCCGGCCACCGCCGAGCTGCACCGCATCGCGCTGCTCGGTACCGCGCCCGGCGCCGTGGTGGCCGTCGGCACCCCGGGGGAGGAGGAGGTCCCACTGCTGGCGGACCGCCCGCTCCAGGACGGCCGGGCGACGGCGTACGTCTGTCGCCATTTCACCTGTGACGCCCCTACCACCGACGCCTCGGTGCTGGCCCGCCGCCTGGGCTCGTTGCACTGGGGGCAAGAGTAG
- a CDS encoding GNAT family N-acetyltransferase, giving the protein MTWTLSASVADFEAEAGAFLRAHAAANTVLLTLLHTLRQDGPHAYGAAQPRFGWWRSEPGAPVGGAFVQTPPYPVRLGVMPSEAAVALARRLRADGVELRGVGGGAAPTRAFAEAWQAEPALRVRERLYRLAELTPPLPVPAGAARPATVADRELLVAWSEEFHEEIALAAPADHAARVDSQLGHGSVTLWEDGGEPVSYAVHSPVLGGMSRIGPVYTPKHLRGRGYASAATAAASAAAQQEGAEEVVLYTDLANPTSNSIYQKIGYRPVEDSLVYDFS; this is encoded by the coding sequence ATGACCTGGACCCTCTCCGCCTCCGTGGCGGATTTCGAAGCCGAGGCCGGTGCATTCCTGCGGGCGCACGCCGCCGCCAACACCGTCCTGTTGACCCTGCTGCACACGCTCCGCCAGGACGGGCCGCACGCGTACGGTGCGGCGCAGCCCCGGTTCGGGTGGTGGCGGTCGGAGCCCGGGGCACCGGTGGGTGGGGCGTTCGTGCAGACGCCGCCGTACCCCGTGCGGCTCGGGGTCATGCCGTCGGAGGCCGCCGTGGCGCTGGCGCGGCGGCTGCGGGCGGACGGGGTGGAGCTCCGTGGGGTCGGCGGCGGAGCCGCACCGACGCGGGCCTTCGCCGAAGCGTGGCAGGCGGAGCCCGCGCTGCGCGTGCGGGAACGGCTCTACCGGCTGGCGGAGTTGACCCCGCCCCTGCCGGTGCCCGCCGGTGCGGCCCGGCCGGCCACGGTGGCGGACCGGGAGCTGTTGGTGGCCTGGTCGGAGGAGTTCCACGAGGAGATCGCGTTGGCCGCCCCCGCCGATCACGCCGCCCGGGTGGACAGTCAGCTCGGGCACGGTTCCGTGACGCTCTGGGAGGACGGCGGCGAGCCGGTCTCGTACGCGGTGCACAGCCCGGTACTCGGCGGGATGTCCCGGATCGGCCCGGTCTACACCCCGAAGCACCTGCGCGGCCGTGGTTACGCGAGTGCGGCCACGGCGGCGGCGAGCGCGGCGGCGCAGCAGGAGGGCGCCGAAGAGGTGGTGCTCTACACGGACTTGGCGAACCCGACCAGCAACTCGATCTACCAGAAGATCGGCTACCGGCCGGTGGAGGACAGCCTGGTGTACGACTTCAGCTGA
- a CDS encoding papain-like cysteine protease family protein, protein MSKYRTPVRRAVAALALGVLAPVLTVATTTPAQAETVRQQVTAQQPRAATASAAYTWRTLNLTMQQQVNSNWCWAASGNTIATYYGYTYSQNQFCNAAFGRSINSTCPNSQAALDDVQNALSWIGINPGSYVNGYLRYSTVQTEIDASRPVETRIQWSSGGGHMEVIYGYDVSNNWVYWGDPWPSDNRYNWADYWYYVSNNSFSWTHSLYRIGA, encoded by the coding sequence ATGTCCAAGTACCGGACTCCCGTGCGCAGAGCGGTCGCCGCCCTCGCCCTCGGTGTCCTCGCCCCCGTCCTCACCGTCGCGACCACCACCCCCGCCCAGGCAGAGACGGTCCGGCAGCAGGTCACGGCGCAGCAGCCCCGCGCCGCCACGGCCTCCGCCGCGTACACCTGGCGCACGCTCAACCTCACCATGCAGCAGCAGGTCAACTCCAACTGGTGCTGGGCGGCGAGCGGCAACACCATCGCCACCTACTACGGCTACACCTACAGCCAGAACCAGTTCTGCAACGCCGCCTTCGGACGCTCGATCAACTCCACCTGCCCGAACAGCCAGGCGGCGCTGGACGACGTGCAGAACGCGCTCAGCTGGATCGGGATCAACCCGGGCAGCTACGTCAACGGCTACCTGCGGTACAGCACGGTGCAGACCGAGATCGACGCCAGCCGTCCGGTCGAGACGCGCATCCAGTGGAGCTCCGGCGGCGGGCACATGGAGGTGATCTACGGCTACGACGTCAGCAACAACTGGGTGTACTGGGGCGACCCGTGGCCCTCGGACAACCGCTACAACTGGGCCGACTACTGGTACTACGTCAGCAACAACTCGTTCTCCTGGACCCACTCCCTCTACCGGATCGGCGCGTGA